Proteins from one Telopea speciosissima isolate NSW1024214 ecotype Mountain lineage chromosome 1, Tspe_v1, whole genome shotgun sequence genomic window:
- the LOC122653070 gene encoding floral homeotic protein APETALA 1-like, whose product MGKRKIDIELLENEKKKNVTFSKRRKGLFHKASELGNLCNVQTAIVVFSPAGNPFTFTSHGSPADIVIQRYLEKYEPADIVKEDGGFWWDTVDVNKYCSMEDFLSLKSRLERLKENICCRLTNMTVSFSSHEMGNIFEDLPNCCNKLPVLSSSSSSYQEMDDIFEALPEVEENICGQHELSSSFSDQDLSDFFSDLPDFCV is encoded by the coding sequence ATGGGAAAACGGAAGATCGATATTGAGCTGTTAGAAaacgaaaaaaagaagaatgtgACCTTCTCCAAGAGACGCAAGGGTCTCTTTCACAAAGCTTCAGAACTCGGGAATCTCTGCAACGTACAAACCGCCATTGTGGTCTTCTCTCCGGCTGGGAATCCTTTTACGTTCACTTCACATGGTTCGCCTGCGGACATTGTTATACAACGTTACCTAGAGAAGTATGAACCAGCGGATATTGTGAAGGAGGATGGTGGCTTTTGGTGGGACACAGTAGATGTTAACAAATACTGTTCCATGGAGGATTTTCTGTCTCTGAAGAGCCGTTTGGAGCGGCTCAAGGAGAATATCTGCTGTCGATTGACCAATATGACTGTGTCATTTTCATCACATGAAATGGGTAATATTTTTGAAGATCTTCCCAATTGCTGCAACAAATTACCGGTGctgtcttcttcctcatcttcataCCAAGAAATGGATGATATCTTTGAAGCTCTTCCCGAAGTCGAGGAGAATATCTGCGGCCAACATGAGTTATCTTCTTCATTTTCGGACCAAGATTTAAGTGATTTCTTCTCTGATCTTCCTGATTTCTgtgtttga